From the genome of Mycobacterium sp. 050128, one region includes:
- a CDS encoding SRPBCC family protein, with protein sequence MSGRKFSFEVNRTCSAPAATVFGLLADGANWSSWAKPMVLRSSWARQGDPAPGGVGAIRQIGVPPILAREEIVEYEQDRRQVYKLVGPSPAKDYLGEVVLTPNAAGGTDIRWSGSFVERIRGTGPATRAALGGAVKLLADRLVKAAER encoded by the coding sequence ATGTCGGGTCGCAAGTTTTCGTTCGAAGTCAATCGGACCTGTAGTGCGCCTGCCGCAACGGTGTTCGGGCTGCTGGCGGACGGCGCCAATTGGTCGAGCTGGGCCAAACCGATGGTGCTGCGCTCGAGCTGGGCGCGCCAAGGTGACCCGGCGCCGGGCGGGGTAGGCGCGATTCGTCAGATCGGTGTGCCTCCGATCCTGGCGCGCGAGGAGATCGTCGAGTACGAGCAGGATCGCCGACAGGTCTACAAGTTGGTCGGGCCGTCTCCGGCCAAGGATTACCTGGGCGAGGTGGTCCTGACGCCCAACGCGGCCGGCGGTACCGACATCCGCTGGTCGGGATCGTTCGTCGAGAGAATTCGCGGAACCGGGCCGGCGACGCGCGCGGCGCTGGGCGGTGCGGTCAAGCTTCTCGCGGATCGGCTGGTGAAGGCGGCCGAGCGCTGA
- a CDS encoding LLM class flavin-dependent oxidoreductase — translation MAKLRFGYFIAPFHRAGTNPTLAIQRDLEFVQHLDALGFDEAWIGEHHSAGSEIIASPEIFIAAAAERTKRIKLCTGVISLSYHNPLWVADRLMMLDHLTHGRVIGGVGPGSLPSDSSMIGLTPTDTRELLDTNLDIVVRLLRGETVSAKTPTHELHDAKLQLAPYSDGGVPLAVAAVASPTGARLAGRHGIGLLSIGATLTIEGFNALQYHWDIVEERAAVFGTEVDRRNWSLVGPFHIAETDKQAREDVKFGLEPWFRYFQKVAAFPQMTMPGEQIDEMIDVINENGAGVIGTPERARAQVQRMWDQSGGFGCMLQMGHEWANPVATKRSAELFAAEVMPHFQGQAQPTLDAAARASAAREGLAESQNQAVEHMTKKYQDELNSKK, via the coding sequence ATGGCGAAGCTCAGGTTCGGATATTTCATCGCGCCGTTCCACCGCGCGGGCACCAACCCGACGCTGGCCATCCAGCGCGACCTGGAGTTCGTCCAACACCTCGACGCGCTGGGCTTTGACGAAGCGTGGATCGGCGAGCATCACTCGGCCGGCAGCGAGATCATCGCGTCGCCGGAGATCTTCATCGCTGCCGCCGCCGAGCGGACCAAGCGGATCAAACTCTGCACCGGGGTCATCTCGCTCTCGTATCACAACCCGCTGTGGGTCGCCGACCGGCTGATGATGCTGGACCACCTCACCCATGGCCGAGTGATCGGCGGGGTGGGCCCCGGCTCGCTGCCCAGCGACTCGTCGATGATCGGGCTGACCCCGACCGACACCCGGGAGCTGTTGGACACCAACCTCGACATCGTGGTCCGACTGCTGCGGGGGGAAACGGTGAGCGCCAAGACGCCCACGCATGAACTCCACGACGCCAAGCTGCAGCTCGCCCCGTACTCCGACGGTGGGGTTCCGCTGGCGGTGGCCGCGGTCGCTTCCCCGACCGGCGCCCGGTTGGCCGGCAGGCACGGCATCGGCTTGCTCTCCATCGGCGCGACGCTGACCATCGAGGGCTTCAATGCGCTGCAATATCACTGGGACATCGTCGAAGAACGCGCGGCGGTGTTCGGCACCGAGGTCGATCGCCGGAACTGGAGCCTGGTCGGGCCGTTCCATATCGCCGAGACCGACAAGCAGGCGCGCGAGGACGTGAAATTCGGTCTCGAGCCGTGGTTCCGGTACTTCCAGAAGGTGGCCGCGTTCCCGCAGATGACCATGCCGGGCGAGCAGATCGACGAGATGATCGACGTCATCAACGAGAACGGCGCGGGCGTGATCGGTACCCCGGAGCGGGCGCGCGCGCAGGTGCAGCGAATGTGGGATCAGTCCGGTGGGTTCGGCTGCATGCTTCAGATGGGCCACGAGTGGGCCAATCCGGTGGCCACCAAACGGTCCGCCGAATTGTTCGCCGCCGAGGTGATGCCGCACTTCCAGGGTCAGGCGCAGCCGACGCTCGATGCGGCCGCGCGGGCCAGCGCAGCGCGCGAAGGGCTGGCGGAGTCGCAGAACCAGGCCGTCGAGCACATGACCAAGAAGTACCAGGACGAGCTCAACTCGAAGAAGTAG
- a CDS encoding STAS/SEC14 domain-containing protein yields the protein MPLDPYQHLSALGIMTASPSSATNTAIIEEPGMIEYDLDKEHSILEVRPKAALDKQDFVALAQAVDPLIEAHGDLAGLIINAASFPGWDSFGSMITHLRFVRDHHRHVKKIGVVTDSQLGDVAERLAPHFVSAEIRHFPAGQLEEARQWMLDGS from the coding sequence ATGCCTTTGGACCCTTATCAACACCTGTCGGCGCTCGGCATCATGACCGCATCGCCATCATCGGCGACCAATACCGCGATCATCGAGGAGCCGGGCATGATCGAATACGATTTGGACAAAGAGCATTCCATCTTGGAGGTGCGACCGAAGGCCGCGCTCGACAAGCAAGATTTCGTCGCACTCGCGCAAGCGGTTGACCCCCTGATCGAGGCCCATGGCGACCTTGCCGGCCTGATTATCAACGCGGCGTCGTTCCCGGGTTGGGACAGTTTTGGGTCGATGATCACCCACCTGCGTTTCGTTCGGGACCACCACCGGCACGTCAAGAAAATCGGGGTGGTGACCGACTCGCAACTGGGGGATGTCGCCGAGCGTCTGGCCCCGCATTTCGTGTCGGCCGAGATCCGGCATTTTCCCGCTGGACAACTGGAGGAAGCGCGGCAGTGGATGCTCGACGGCTCCTGA
- a CDS encoding TIGR00366 family protein, which translates to MTTTREEHVGRRGLMQRFTMLCVRYVERLMPDPYLFAVILTLIVVALVALLVRGATPTGVLKAWYGGVWGAQNIFTFAFQMVLILVTGYTLAEAPIVKRAIIALAGKPTNQVQGALLCFGVSSLFSLLNWGLGLVAGALVARQVAKRLPNVHFGYLIATGFMGYLVWTQGLSSSIALANTDTTSPINVIHKMTGLIVPLKLTIFQPYSWVAVVAMVALVAATIWRMEPDESLEPDPAVFDEEPVPDPPQGPPTFAERLESLWILNALVFAAGITYFVLSGFALNISSMIMLFTVTSALLHGTPIRFIRAFSGAAKVSGPLLLQYPLYGGIAGLLGYLPVGSGRALQTVLAEALVRGADQYTLPFLTFVGSVIISLFVPSGGGHWAVQGPIAVGSALAIGQHSPAYLGLISMSVAVGEGVANMIQPFWLLPVLAIAKLNVRQVMGFTVIAFLIGFAVSGAAVLIAPHVL; encoded by the coding sequence ATGACGACCACAAGAGAAGAACATGTCGGGCGTCGCGGCCTCATGCAGCGATTCACGATGCTGTGCGTCCGGTATGTCGAACGCTTGATGCCGGACCCGTATTTGTTCGCGGTCATTTTGACTCTGATCGTGGTCGCACTTGTTGCCTTACTCGTTCGGGGTGCGACGCCTACCGGGGTCCTCAAAGCGTGGTACGGCGGAGTATGGGGAGCGCAGAACATCTTCACCTTCGCGTTCCAGATGGTGCTGATTTTGGTCACGGGTTACACGCTGGCCGAGGCACCCATCGTGAAACGGGCCATCATCGCACTCGCCGGCAAGCCGACGAACCAGGTGCAAGGGGCCCTGCTGTGCTTCGGCGTCAGTAGCCTCTTCTCGCTGTTGAACTGGGGGCTGGGCCTGGTGGCAGGTGCACTGGTCGCGCGACAGGTCGCAAAGCGGCTCCCCAACGTGCATTTCGGTTACCTGATCGCGACCGGGTTTATGGGCTACCTGGTCTGGACGCAGGGATTGTCGTCATCGATCGCGTTGGCCAACACCGATACGACCAGCCCCATCAACGTGATTCACAAGATGACCGGACTGATCGTGCCGTTGAAGCTGACGATTTTCCAGCCCTACAGCTGGGTCGCCGTGGTCGCGATGGTCGCGCTGGTCGCCGCCACGATCTGGCGGATGGAGCCCGATGAAAGCCTCGAACCCGACCCGGCGGTGTTCGACGAAGAGCCGGTACCGGATCCGCCCCAGGGTCCGCCGACGTTCGCCGAGCGGCTGGAGAGCCTCTGGATTCTCAACGCCCTCGTATTCGCGGCCGGCATAACGTATTTCGTGCTGAGCGGCTTCGCGCTGAACATCTCGTCGATGATCATGTTGTTCACCGTCACCAGTGCGTTGCTGCATGGCACGCCGATTCGCTTTATTCGCGCGTTTTCCGGTGCGGCGAAAGTGTCCGGCCCATTGCTGCTGCAGTATCCCCTGTACGGCGGAATCGCCGGCCTGCTGGGTTATTTGCCGGTGGGATCCGGTCGCGCGCTGCAGACGGTGCTCGCCGAGGCCCTGGTGCGCGGCGCCGATCAGTACACGCTGCCATTCCTGACATTCGTTGGCTCCGTTATTATTTCGCTGTTCGTCCCGTCCGGCGGCGGGCACTGGGCGGTGCAGGGGCCCATCGCGGTGGGCTCGGCGCTGGCCATCGGCCAGCATTCGCCGGCCTACCTGGGGCTGATCTCGATGTCGGTCGCGGTCGGCGAGGGTGTCGCCAACATGATTCAGCCGTTCTGGTTGTTGCCGGTGCTCGCGATCGCGAAGCTCAACGTGCGTCAGGTAATGGGCTTTACGGTGATCGCGTTCCTGATCGGTTTCGCGGTGTCCGGGGCCGCGGTTCTCATCGCCCCGCACGTCTTGTGA
- a CDS encoding fatty acyl-AMP ligase has protein sequence MDDGSRQDSVAPKGLLRIEDCLDAAGEISLPPGTTLISLIDRNIRNVGDSIAYRYLDYARAQGHAVEVTWAQLGVRLAAVAGRVQQFADDGDRVAILAPQGIDYVAGFYAAVKAGTIAVPLFAPELPGHAERLETALHDSEPSVVLTTCAAKDAVEEFLAQCAQLRRPHVVVIDQIPDSAGESFVPVELDSDRVSHLQYTSGATRPPVGVEITHRAVGTNLTQMILSIDLLNRNTHGVSWLPLYHDMGLSMIGFPAVYGGHSTLMSPTAFVRRPQRWIQALAAGSREGNVVTAAPNFAYEWTAQRGLPAAGDDVDLSNVVLIIGSEPVSIEAIATFNKTFAPYGLPHTAFKPSYGIAEATLLISTIEPSAEAKVVYLDRAQLGAGRAVRVGADAPGAVAHVSCGRPARSLRAVIVDPDTADELPDGMVGEVWLQGDNVGRGYWRRPEETERTFHAHLQSRLAEGSRAEGSAADSSWLRTGDLAVYLDGELYVAGRIADLVVVDGRNHYPQDIEATAAEASPMVRRGYVTAFSLPDDGGVVIIAERAAGTSRDDPQPAIAAIKAAVSHRHGLTVSDVRLLPAGAIPRTTSGKLARLACRAQYLGGALGSH, from the coding sequence ATGGATGACGGTTCCCGACAAGACTCCGTGGCTCCAAAAGGCCTGCTACGAATAGAGGATTGCCTGGACGCCGCCGGCGAGATCTCGTTGCCGCCGGGAACCACATTGATTTCTCTGATCGACCGCAACATTCGAAATGTCGGCGATTCCATCGCGTACCGCTACCTGGATTACGCCCGCGCGCAAGGCCACGCCGTGGAAGTGACCTGGGCCCAATTGGGTGTCCGATTGGCAGCCGTCGCCGGACGCGTCCAGCAGTTCGCGGACGACGGCGACCGGGTGGCGATTCTGGCGCCGCAGGGCATCGACTACGTCGCGGGGTTCTACGCCGCGGTCAAGGCGGGAACCATCGCGGTGCCGTTGTTCGCGCCCGAGCTGCCGGGCCACGCCGAGCGGCTGGAGACGGCACTGCACGATTCCGAGCCGAGCGTGGTGTTGACGACCTGCGCGGCGAAAGACGCAGTCGAAGAATTCCTGGCCCAGTGCGCCCAGCTGCGCCGGCCGCACGTCGTCGTCATCGATCAGATCCCCGACTCGGCGGGGGAGTCGTTCGTCCCCGTGGAGCTGGACAGCGACCGGGTTTCCCACTTGCAGTACACGTCCGGTGCGACCCGGCCGCCGGTCGGCGTCGAGATCACCCACCGGGCCGTGGGAACCAATCTGACGCAAATGATTCTGTCGATCGATCTGCTGAACCGGAACACCCACGGGGTGAGCTGGCTGCCGCTCTATCACGACATGGGGCTGTCGATGATCGGCTTTCCCGCGGTGTACGGCGGGCATTCCACCCTGATGTCACCGACCGCGTTTGTGCGCAGGCCGCAGCGATGGATCCAGGCGCTGGCCGCGGGGTCGAGGGAAGGCAACGTGGTTACCGCCGCACCCAACTTCGCCTACGAGTGGACGGCACAGCGCGGTCTGCCTGCCGCCGGCGACGACGTCGACCTGAGCAATGTCGTGCTGATCATCGGCTCCGAGCCGGTCAGCATCGAGGCGATCGCGACGTTCAACAAGACGTTCGCGCCGTACGGGTTGCCGCACACCGCATTCAAGCCCTCGTACGGCATCGCGGAGGCGACGCTGTTGATCTCCACGATCGAGCCGAGCGCCGAGGCGAAGGTCGTCTACCTTGACCGTGCCCAGCTGGGCGCGGGTCGCGCGGTGCGGGTCGGCGCGGACGCGCCCGGCGCGGTGGCGCACGTATCGTGCGGTCGGCCCGCTCGTAGCCTGCGGGCGGTGATCGTCGACCCCGACACCGCCGATGAATTGCCCGACGGCATGGTCGGCGAAGTCTGGTTGCAGGGCGACAACGTCGGCCGAGGCTATTGGCGGCGCCCCGAAGAAACCGAGCGGACATTCCACGCACATCTGCAGTCGCGGCTGGCCGAGGGCAGCCGTGCCGAAGGGTCGGCGGCCGACAGCTCGTGGCTGCGGACCGGCGACTTGGCGGTGTATTTGGACGGCGAGCTCTACGTCGCCGGCCGCATCGCAGACCTGGTGGTCGTCGACGGCCGCAACCACTACCCGCAGGACATCGAGGCCACCGCCGCCGAGGCGTCGCCGATGGTCCGACGCGGCTACGTGACGGCCTTCTCGCTGCCGGACGACGGTGGCGTGGTGATCATTGCCGAGCGTGCGGCGGGCACCAGTCGCGACGATCCGCAACCGGCGATCGCGGCGATCAAGGCCGCGGTATCGCACCGCCATGGCCTGACCGTGTCCGACGTTCGCTTGTTGCCGGCCGGCGCCATTCCCCGCACCACCAGTGGGAAGCTGGCCCGCCTGGCCTGCCGCGCTCAATACCTCGGTGGTGCACTGGGCTCGCATTAG
- a CDS encoding FAD-dependent monooxygenase — MIDVVIAGGGPNGLMLAGELALNGIRPVVLDPMPGPNPMRRANGVIGQGVRILDHRGLYGVLAGTSDPPRLNPRPMFAALPLDLTSMTDSQVFLLPVQQPKLVQALADRALEHDVDIRWGHALTDFDQDAAGVTVDVAGPGHTYALRTKYLIGADGGTSMTRKLAGIDFPGMSSYDLVARMGFDVLPPADWIDPVSGGLDIPGFGRVPPLQFHRADQGVFAYGALGGRAAMIVFELDRAAREEPLADIDDQPPMSLAELEASAKRVLGADVPLRPVSPDAPLDLRRFTGINSRIASRYQAGRVILVGDAAHVHSPMGGPGLNLGLQDAVNLGWKLAAVLRGHVGPALLATYEAERRPAAERVIMHSRAQLALVRPGPEVTALRQLFSELLTDADIARRLSNLISGAENRYDTDPHAHPLTGHWVPEFGVTDGGEARRVAELARTGRPLLIDLTDSGCVAAAVTDAADQLTIAVGQPDGDVSATALLVRPDGYVAWASSAAAPDVAELRRALARWFGLGATTSSS; from the coding sequence GTGATTGACGTCGTCATCGCCGGTGGCGGCCCGAACGGGCTGATGCTGGCCGGCGAACTGGCATTGAACGGGATCCGTCCGGTGGTGCTGGACCCGATGCCCGGCCCTAACCCCATGCGGCGAGCCAACGGCGTTATCGGACAAGGGGTTCGAATCCTGGACCACCGCGGCCTCTACGGCGTCCTCGCGGGAACCTCGGACCCGCCGCGGCTCAACCCTCGCCCGATGTTCGCGGCCCTCCCGTTGGATCTCACGTCGATGACCGACTCGCAGGTCTTCCTGCTTCCCGTTCAGCAACCCAAGCTGGTTCAGGCGCTTGCCGATCGGGCTCTGGAACACGACGTCGACATTCGATGGGGCCACGCGCTCACCGATTTCGACCAGGACGCCGCCGGTGTCACGGTGGACGTCGCCGGGCCCGGCCACACCTACGCGCTGCGCACCAAGTATCTGATCGGCGCGGACGGCGGCACCAGCATGACGCGCAAGCTGGCCGGCATCGATTTCCCCGGGATGTCGTCGTATGACCTCGTCGCTCGCATGGGATTCGACGTACTTCCGCCCGCAGACTGGATCGACCCGGTCAGCGGCGGACTGGACATTCCCGGGTTCGGCCGAGTGCCGCCGCTGCAGTTCCATCGGGCCGATCAGGGCGTGTTCGCCTACGGCGCGCTCGGGGGCCGCGCGGCGATGATTGTCTTCGAGCTGGACAGAGCGGCCCGCGAGGAGCCCTTGGCCGACATCGACGACCAACCACCGATGAGCCTGGCCGAACTGGAGGCCAGCGCCAAGCGGGTGCTGGGTGCCGATGTGCCGCTGCGGCCCGTGTCACCCGACGCGCCGCTGGATCTGCGCAGGTTCACCGGGATCAATTCCAGGATCGCGTCGCGGTATCAAGCGGGACGGGTGATCCTGGTCGGCGACGCCGCGCACGTCCACTCCCCGATGGGCGGGCCGGGACTCAACCTGGGCCTGCAGGATGCGGTGAATCTCGGCTGGAAGCTTGCCGCGGTCCTGCGTGGGCACGTCGGGCCCGCCCTGCTTGCCACCTACGAAGCCGAACGCCGCCCCGCCGCCGAACGGGTCATCATGCACAGCCGCGCGCAGCTGGCACTCGTGCGGCCCGGGCCCGAGGTCACCGCGCTGCGGCAACTGTTTTCCGAGCTGCTCACCGATGCCGATATCGCCCGCCGCCTGAGCAACCTGATATCCGGGGCCGAAAACCGTTACGACACAGACCCGCATGCACATCCGCTGACCGGACACTGGGTGCCGGAGTTCGGCGTGACGGACGGCGGTGAGGCCAGACGCGTGGCGGAGCTGGCCCGCACCGGTCGGCCCCTGCTCATCGATCTCACCGACTCCGGCTGCGTGGCCGCCGCGGTCACCGACGCCGCCGACCAGTTAACGATCGCCGTCGGACAACCGGATGGCGACGTGTCGGCCACCGCACTGTTGGTGCGCCCCGACGGTTATGTGGCGTGGGCATCGTCGGCAGCGGCACCCGATGTCGCGGAACTTCGCCGGGCGCTCGCGCGGTGGTTCGGGCTGGGCGCGACTACTTCTTCGAGTTGA
- a CDS encoding YqjF family protein, with product MTAHGQPDESLAGYPVIPPPLPGPVTFDQQWSDLTFVHWPVQPDTVAHLYPPGTRPDVFADGLTYVALVPFMMTSTKVVTALRLPYFGSFAETNVRLYSIDDAARHGVLFRSLETARLAVVPVTRIGLGIPYTWAKMRITRDSNHITYDSVRRWPRRGLRTRLTVAVGDEVEPTPLEVWLTARWGAHTRWAGRTWWVPNAHGPWPLRAAHILELTDELIDASAVPRAGDRMRGLYSPGVRTRFGRPCLVQ from the coding sequence ATGACCGCACACGGGCAACCTGATGAGTCGCTCGCCGGTTATCCGGTCATACCGCCACCGCTGCCAGGCCCGGTCACCTTCGACCAACAGTGGAGCGACCTGACGTTCGTGCATTGGCCGGTCCAGCCCGACACCGTCGCACACCTGTATCCACCGGGGACGCGTCCCGACGTTTTCGCCGACGGGCTGACCTACGTGGCGTTGGTCCCGTTCATGATGACGAGCACGAAAGTCGTTACCGCACTGCGGCTTCCGTACTTTGGCAGCTTCGCCGAGACCAACGTCCGGCTGTACTCGATCGACGACGCCGCTCGACACGGCGTCCTGTTCCGGTCACTGGAAACCGCTCGCCTGGCCGTCGTCCCCGTCACCCGGATCGGCCTCGGCATCCCCTACACCTGGGCCAAGATGCGGATAACCCGCGACAGCAACCACATCACCTATGACAGCGTGCGGCGGTGGCCGCGCCGCGGCCTGCGCACCCGGCTGACCGTCGCCGTCGGCGACGAGGTGGAGCCGACGCCGTTGGAGGTCTGGCTCACCGCTCGCTGGGGCGCGCACACGCGCTGGGCCGGCCGGACGTGGTGGGTGCCCAACGCGCACGGACCGTGGCCGCTGCGCGCGGCCCACATCCTCGAGCTGACTGACGAACTGATCGACGCCAGTGCGGTGCCGCGAGCCGGCGATCGAATGCGCGGCCTGTATTCACCGGGTGTACGAACCCGCTTCGGCCGCCCGTGCCTGGTTCAGTGA
- a CDS encoding serine hydrolase domain-containing protein, which yields MAKRPALLLAIALLLGACGSGQHAAPKTSPAVPVNADAAKVASQKVLNDAIDEAAPGCSAAVGVKGKVVWTGVRGLADVAAEAPLTSETVFDIASVSKQFTASALLLLVDAGRLTLDDALSRHLPELPAWAGIVNVGQLMHQTSGIPDYVGLLEAQGYQFGDRTTQDQAVRAVAAMPKLKFAPGSQFEYSNSNYLLLGEIVRRVAREPLPQFLAEQIFHPLGLAMVLDPSGPIPGKAVGYEADSDDYHATATGWEQVGDGGIQTTPTQLVDWADNYRTGRVGGTALLGAQLSGAVPTDAGGGDRYGAGIFLLANGTLDHDGEWGGFVTAFRVSKDRTTSVAISCNTDEQDPEALAGSIAKLWM from the coding sequence ATGGCGAAACGGCCGGCGCTCCTTCTCGCAATCGCGTTGTTGCTCGGCGCCTGCGGCAGTGGTCAGCACGCCGCGCCGAAAACCAGCCCGGCCGTACCGGTTAACGCTGATGCCGCGAAGGTGGCGAGCCAGAAAGTTCTCAACGACGCGATCGACGAAGCGGCTCCGGGGTGCTCGGCCGCGGTGGGCGTCAAGGGCAAGGTCGTCTGGACCGGGGTGCGCGGCCTGGCCGACGTGGCGGCCGAGGCCCCGCTGACTTCGGAGACCGTGTTCGATATCGCGTCGGTGTCCAAGCAGTTCACCGCCTCGGCGCTGCTGTTGCTCGTCGACGCCGGCAGGCTGACGCTCGACGACGCGCTGTCCCGGCATCTGCCCGAGCTGCCGGCCTGGGCGGGCATCGTCAACGTCGGACAACTGATGCACCAGACGAGCGGCATCCCCGACTACGTCGGACTGCTGGAGGCGCAGGGGTATCAGTTCGGCGACCGCACCACCCAGGATCAGGCGGTGCGCGCGGTCGCCGCGATGCCGAAGCTGAAGTTCGCACCCGGCTCCCAGTTCGAATACTCGAACTCCAATTATCTGCTGCTCGGCGAGATTGTCCGCCGGGTGGCGCGGGAACCGTTGCCGCAGTTCCTCGCCGAACAGATCTTCCATCCGCTCGGCCTGGCCATGGTCCTGGATCCGTCGGGGCCGATTCCCGGCAAGGCCGTCGGCTACGAAGCGGACAGCGACGATTACCACGCCACCGCGACCGGCTGGGAACAGGTCGGCGACGGCGGCATCCAGACCACGCCCACCCAACTGGTCGACTGGGCCGACAATTACCGAACCGGCCGGGTGGGCGGCACCGCATTGCTCGGCGCGCAACTGAGCGGGGCGGTGCCCACCGATGCGGGCGGTGGTGACCGCTACGGCGCGGGAATCTTCCTGCTAGCCAACGGCACACTCGATCACGACGGCGAATGGGGTGGATTCGTGACCGCGTTTCGGGTGAGCAAGGACCGGACGACGTCCGTCGCGATCAGCTGCAACACCGATGAGCAGGACCCCGAAGCCCTGGCCGGTTCGATCGCGAAACTCTGGATGTAG
- a CDS encoding DJ-1/PfpI family protein → MTQIAFVAYPGFTALDMIGPYEVLRNLPGAEVRFVWHESGPITADSGVLVIGATHSLAETPSPDVILVPGGPSTPVHARDEVLLDWLRSAHRNASWTASVCSGSVILAAAGLLESRRATSHWLAIPMLKGFGAIPVSDERVVRQDNVITSAGVSAGLDLAFRLAAEIGGEGRAKAIQLAIEYDPQPPFDSGHMSKASATTKAAATALLSKDSAKPANLKATTMIAWDQALSAVRSRRRKRQPDLAAVSPKA, encoded by the coding sequence ATGACCCAGATCGCCTTCGTGGCTTACCCCGGATTCACCGCGCTGGACATGATCGGACCGTACGAAGTGCTGCGCAATCTGCCCGGCGCCGAGGTGCGGTTCGTCTGGCACGAGTCCGGGCCGATCACCGCGGACTCCGGCGTACTGGTCATCGGCGCCACGCATTCACTGGCCGAAACCCCCTCGCCCGACGTCATTCTCGTGCCCGGCGGACCGTCGACTCCGGTGCATGCCCGCGACGAGGTGCTGCTGGACTGGCTGCGTTCGGCGCATCGAAACGCGAGCTGGACGGCGTCGGTGTGCTCGGGCTCGGTGATCCTGGCCGCGGCCGGCCTGCTCGAGAGCCGCCGGGCGACGTCACATTGGCTGGCGATCCCGATGCTGAAGGGATTCGGCGCGATCCCGGTCAGCGACGAGCGGGTCGTGCGCCAGGACAACGTCATCACCAGTGCCGGCGTGTCCGCGGGACTGGACCTCGCGTTCCGGCTGGCCGCTGAGATCGGGGGCGAGGGCCGCGCCAAGGCGATCCAGCTCGCGATCGAATACGACCCGCAGCCACCGTTCGACTCCGGTCACATGTCGAAGGCGTCGGCAACCACGAAAGCCGCTGCCACCGCACTGCTCTCGAAGGACAGCGCCAAGCCGGCCAACCTCAAGGCGACGACGATGATCGCCTGGGATCAGGCACTGTCGGCGGTCCGGTCACGGCGCCGCAAGCGACAGCCGGACCTCGCCGCGGTTTCTCCGAAGGCTTAG
- a CDS encoding nuclear transport factor 2 family protein translates to MGNFSRAEIEQAVEHYTTVAEECSASGDWAPFADLFTEDVVYIEHHYGVFHGREAVREWIVAVMAPFPHMRFPSDWIAYDEENDAVVIMIKNLLDHPTDPNGEPFWFPNWTRLVYAGNGLFSSEEDIYNPNRDAPGAVAAWMEAGGQFASTEFLQPNAH, encoded by the coding sequence ATGGGCAACTTCAGCAGAGCCGAAATCGAGCAAGCCGTCGAGCACTACACAACCGTGGCCGAAGAGTGCAGCGCCTCCGGCGACTGGGCACCTTTTGCGGATTTGTTCACTGAGGACGTTGTCTACATCGAACACCACTACGGCGTCTTTCACGGCCGCGAGGCGGTCCGGGAATGGATCGTCGCCGTCATGGCGCCGTTCCCGCACATGCGCTTTCCCAGCGACTGGATTGCCTACGATGAGGAGAATGACGCCGTCGTCATCATGATCAAGAACCTGCTCGACCACCCGACCGACCCGAACGGGGAACCGTTCTGGTTCCCGAACTGGACTCGACTGGTCTACGCCGGCAACGGCCTGTTCTCCAGCGAGGAAGACATCTACAACCCCAACCGCGACGCGCCGGGGGCCGTCGCGGCGTGGATGGAAGCGGGCGGGCAGTTCGCGTCCACCGAGTTCCTGCAACCCAACGCGCACTAA
- a CDS encoding SDR family oxidoreductase — MSVLELFDLRGRTALVTGASTGIGKKVAEAYLQAGAQVAIAARHTEVLAEVAAELAAAGDKVVPITCDVTQPDQVNRMVDQVITEMGGIDIAVCNAGIINLKAMLDMSPEEFQAIQDTNVNGVFLTAQAAARAMVKQGRGGAIITTASMSGHIINVPQQAGHYCTSKAAVIHLTKAMAVELAPHNIRVNSVSPGYILTELVEPMAEYHRLWEPKIPLGRIGRPEELVGLYVYLASDASSYMTGSDVVIDGGYTIP; from the coding sequence ATGAGCGTGTTGGAGTTGTTTGACTTGCGCGGCAGGACGGCTCTGGTGACCGGAGCGTCCACCGGTATCGGCAAAAAGGTGGCCGAGGCCTATCTGCAAGCCGGTGCACAAGTGGCCATTGCGGCACGCCATACCGAGGTCTTGGCGGAGGTCGCCGCCGAGCTCGCTGCGGCCGGTGACAAGGTCGTGCCGATCACCTGTGACGTGACCCAACCCGATCAGGTGAACCGCATGGTCGACCAGGTGATCACGGAGATGGGCGGCATCGACATTGCCGTCTGCAATGCCGGGATCATCAATCTGAAAGCGATGCTGGACATGTCGCCGGAGGAATTCCAGGCCATCCAGGACACGAACGTGAACGGCGTCTTCCTCACCGCGCAGGCGGCGGCCCGCGCGATGGTCAAACAGGGCCGCGGCGGCGCCATCATCACCACCGCCTCGATGTCCGGCCACATCATCAACGTTCCGCAACAGGCGGGCCACTACTGCACCTCCAAGGCCGCGGTCATCCACCTGACCAAGGCGATGGCCGTCGAGCTCGCGCCGCACAACATCCGGGTGAACAGCGTCAGCCCGGGCTACATCCTCACCGAGCTCGTCGAACCGATGGCCGAATATCACCGGCTGTGGGAGCCCAAGATTCCGCTCGGCCGCATCGGCCGGCCGGAGGAACTCGTCGGCCTCTACGTCTACCTGGCCAGCGACGCGTCCAGCTACATGACCGGTTCGGACGTCGTGATCGACGGCGGCTACACCATCCCGTGA